The Vicia villosa cultivar HV-30 ecotype Madison, WI linkage group LG1, Vvil1.0, whole genome shotgun sequence genome includes a region encoding these proteins:
- the LOC131650885 gene encoding uncharacterized protein LOC131650885 produces MAGRNDAAIAAALEAMAQALANQPNADENAGSRSLATFQRENPPVFKGKHDPDGALEWLKEIERIFRVMDCTQAQKVRYGTHMLAVEADDWWLETRQRLEVAGEEITWIVFRREFLRKYYPEDVRGKKEIEFLELKQGNMSVTEYAAKFTELAKFYPYYEGAGAEFSKCIKFENGLRSEIKKAVGYQKIRIFVDLVDSCRIYEEDSKAHYKIISERRGKQHQNRGKPYNTPTDKGKNNAVDAKKPSGGGAPTSVQCYRCGVIGHRANECPSVEKKCYKCGKTGHLLADCKSNIVTCYNCGEEGHISTNCQKSKKAKFGGKVFALTGSQTNQEG; encoded by the coding sequence ATGGCTGGTAGAAACGATGCTGCAATTGCTGCTGCTTTGGAGGCTATGGCGCAGGCTTTGGCAAATCAGCCAAATGCTGATGAGAATGCAGGATCTCGCAGTTTAGCAACCTTCCAGAGAGAGAATCCGCCGGTCTTCAAAGGCaagcatgaccctgatggtgcatTGGAGTggttgaaggagattgagaggatatTCCGTGTGATGGACTGCACTCAGGCGCAAAAGGTTCGGTATGGAACTCATATGCTGGCAgtcgaagctgatgactggtggttagaGACTCGTCAGAGATTGGAAGTTGCTGGTGAAGAGATCACTTGGATTGTTTTCcgcagagagtttctgaggaagtattatcctgaagatgttcggggtaagAAGGAAATTGAGTTCCTTGAGCTAAAACAGGGGAATATGTCAGTGAcagagtatgctgcaaagttcACTGAGTTGGCTAAGTTCTACCCGTACTATGAAGGAGCAGGTGCTGAAttttcaaagtgcatcaagtttgagaatgggttgcgctCAGAGATCAAGAAAGCTGTTGGATATCAGAAGATCCGTATCTTTGTTGATTTGGTTGATAGTTGCCGGATTTATGAGGAGGATAGTAAGGCTCACTACAAGATCATAAGTGAGAGAAGAGGTAAGCAACATCAGAACCGTGGGAAGCCTTACAACACCCCAACTGATAAGGGAAAGAATAACGCAGTTGATGcaaagaagccaagtgggggaggagctccTACCTCGGTCCAATGCTACAGGTGTGGTGTGATTGGTCATCGTGCCAATGAGTGTCCTAGTGTTGAAAAGAAATGTTACAAGTGTGGAAAAACGGGACATCTCCTGGCTGACTGTAAAAGTAAtatcgtgacttgctacaactgtggggAGGAAGGCCATATTAGCACTAATTGTCAAAAATCTAAGAAGGCTAAGTTTGGAGGAAAAGTCTTTGCTTTGACTGGTTCGCAGACCAACCAAGAGGGATGA